The Pseudophryne corroboree isolate aPseCor3 chromosome 12, aPseCor3.hap2, whole genome shotgun sequence genomic sequence GAATTAGATCTTTATATCTTTCACCAAACATACCTATCACCCCACCATAAATTTAACAAGGGTCTTTCCCCCTCTTAAATGTGTCTATGCTGCAATGGTGGACCTGTTTCACTGACTGCAGAACTACCATGTTTTTCACAATGTTTGGTTGCAAGTTAAGAAACATGCAGAAACCTATATAATTATGTCCGGTTTAATCATGAATGGACTGTGTTGGGCATCCTTCATCAGTGTAGGTGAATTACTAAAGGTGTCGGACATTACTTTTGTCTGTGAATGCTGCAGCTTGAAAAAATATTCTCCAGAACTGGAAACACCCCTCACCCAGTGTTTAGTCTCTATAAGGAAAAGTGTTTAACTTATTCTGCATGGAGCTGATTGATGCACTAATCTGTAAAGAAAAATAATGATGTTGGATTCTGAAAGTTGGGAAAGATATATGGATACTTTGCCTATTATGCTTAATTTACAACTTCACAGCTTACTTGGTGACACAGGAGTGATCTACTATgctctcttataggccctacacatttggcgaccTGCCACAGAGCTGCCCAATGGCCGATATGGCAGATGGGTGACCCGGCAGCGGTggagaggtgatggggggagtgaagtttcttcactcccccatcacccggctccttagcagtgcatgctaatatggacgagatagtCCATAATGGctggcatgcataagcgacccggcaccaacaatgaacgagcgtggggccacacatcgttcatcattggtgcctacacactgaacgatatgaacgagttctcgttcattaatgaatgagaatgtTCATATCATTCAGTTTAATTGCCTAATGTGTAGGGGCCTTGAATAAAGGGGATCTGCCTACAGTAGAGCTAGGCTTTGTTCATTTCCTGTTTATGTTTATGTGCCCTATGTCCTTATCATTTGTCTGCAACATATGATTTTTAGCAGTGTATGAAACCTTAATCTATTCCTATGTAATTCCCTATATGAATATTTCTATAGTAACAcgctttattcatttttttttgtactttttgcaCTGATTCAGTAAAACAGATGAATATAAACAAATAAAAATTCATATAGTTGTAAATATTATTAAAATATAGTATTTGGAGCTATAGTATACATTCGAAATATCACTGTAAATTAattatcatatacagtatattataactaTCTGAAAGTGTTGCCAAAAGGTGGTTCATTTGATTAATTGTTCTCTCAGAAATATTCTCATTAAAGAAGTCTTGAAGGTGATCCAATATCGGTGAAAAAAGCCAAGAATTATAATGTTGGAGTAATGGTTATATTATATGAATAAAGAGGGTattcggactccaggtcgacagcacaaaggtcgacacaccttaggtcgacgccaattggtcgacacaccttaggtcaacgttgacaaaatgtcgacatggacaaaaggtcgacaggaacaaggtcgacgtggaaaaaggtcgacatgagtttttcacgatttttttctttttttgaaccttttcatacttaacgatccacgtggactacgattggaatggtaaagtgtgccgagcgaagcggtagcggagcgaaggcagcatgcccgaagcatggcgagcgaagcgatccatgcgaggggacgcggtgcactaattgggattcacggtcactctacaaagaaagcgacaccaaaaaaacataaaaaactcacgacgacctttttccatgtcgaccttgttcctgttgaccttttgtccatgtcgaccttttgtccatgtcgacctaaggtgtgtcgaccaattggcgtcgacctaaggtgtgtcgacctttgtgctgtcgaccctcagtcccagacccataaaGAGAAACAATTAAATGTTCTTAAAGGTAAGTTGTGCAAGCTGCTGTACTGTAAGAGCATGTCACTGACTGCCAGCTCCACTGACTAACATGCAGAGGCTCACCATCAATACTAGGAGCCACAGAGCCCTCCAGCAACACAGATGATACTGCTGCATTTATGGGGTTCTCTGCAGTGTACCCACTTATTTGGTGCTGTTTCCCAATATAGAGGGTTATTCAGAGTGGttagcaaacaaacaaaaaaattgtaattgggcaaaaccatgttgcactgcaggtggggcagatgtaatatgagatttagatttgggtgagttatattctttctgtgcagggtaaatactggtggctttatttttacactgcaatgtagatttcagtttgaactcaccccacccaaatctattatTTCTgcttgttacatcttccccacctgcagtgcaatatactTTTTCccatttgtgtgcttttttggtttgctaacaactctgaataacctccatAGTCAGGAGTCACAGATATTTCAAAAGCACTATTAAACCTCATTCTAGCATTGAGTAATGAGGCCAGGCATTTGTTTCAATTTATCAAGTGCTGCTCTTCTATATGAGCAAGTTGCATTTATTGGGACTCTTCTACAGGATTCCTTAGAGGACAGGTACTCCCTATTCCATGGAGTATCAAATCGACCACCTTTTCATCTACAGTTGGTGAACATATCTGATTACCTCTCTCGgggtgtttgaaaagtcggttgggtgtctgttttttcctgtctattagaaaggaaaaaaacagactcccaactgacttttcaactaTTTGAATTTCACCAAATATCTTTATTTACATTCTTTACCTTATGAGAAACATTGCTACCATTTAACACAGCAGATTGGTTCTCTTTGTCTGTTCTTAATTTAGCATTTGGCACATGCTTTTTTTCACAAGCAGCATAGTTAGTAAACAGTATATCACTGAGCGCCAAGACTGAGAGAAGTGTTAATCAaatatgtttttagtttttttctaTTGAATGAAACTCCCATAAAAAGGACCTTATCCATTCAGTAGGACGTGCTGTGAATGATCACAGATCCTACTTGCACTGCAGTTTCACCAGTGTAGCACATACGCTTCTAATTACAGTAACAAGGGCTGTAATGCAGTCTCTGGCAGCTTTAAATCATTGTAAGGAATAATACTTTCAGAAAGTTATCTGCATATCTGCAATGCCTTTTGCTCAtatcaaattccattgtgcttcatctgcgactttggatATGTTTAAAACTAATTCATGTGTGATTAAAGTCGCAATCTAGAGTCTCTAGCACATGGTGAGTGGCGTTTTGCTGCATCTATGATGCCAATTAAATGAAAGATTTAAAGTAAACTCAGAATTTaatggtagataagaaccacttgacccatctagtctgcactaAACATATGTACACGCTGACACAAAAAACTGAGCATACACTATagaattatctgacagataatcttcctgatctggctggttggaaagaaaatctagtaatggatgagagcaaatgacattcgaacatttgcttccaaacactggaaaatggataaaacctgttgttcagacaaattgggatCTCCTATAATACTAGATCAAAGTGATCAATCCTCTTTAGAAATACTGTTGGAGCTGCAAGCCGAGGGAGCTACATCACAAACTATGAAAATATATGATATACAAGAAACTGGCAATACAAAACTTTTTCATAAGAAGAGTGAAATCTACCCCACATATTATAAAAGTGGCCCTATATCACTCCCACCTATTATCACATTCCCAAAATTCATAATTCACTTACTTAACCTCCTGTTCGTCCCATCATTTCGGGTGTGGGTTCACTTACCTCTAACCTTTTGGCATTTGTAGATTCACATTTACAACCTTTTGTTAAAAACTTGAGATCTTTTATTAAAGACACTACTCAATTCTTACACTTAATCAAAGATATCAACTGGCAGGATGACTATTTATTAGTCACTTGTGATGTTGAATCTTTTTATACAAATATTCCTCATGCCGATGGTTGAGAGTAATTAAACACTATTTAGACCTGGACACTTCAATTCCTGTAGTTCTAAatccatttattttggatgccataaACTTTATTTTATCACACAATTACTTCACTTTCAatggtgattattatttacagacacatggtactgccatgggcaccaggttcgccccaagcttggCTAATCTATATATGGGGCACCTTGAGGATCAAGGTATCTGGGTAGGCCCCTTTGGGGCGAGCCTGGTGCTTTatggcagatatatagatgatttgtttattatttggaaatgggatactcaTTCTGTCACTTCCTTTGTTAATCATTTAAACACCAACGCCTATGCTCTTACCTTCACGAGCACAGTTCACCCCTCTGATATTACTTTTCTGGACATCACGCTACATGTTGATATATCAACAGGTAAATTACAAACAAAAACCTATAAGAAAAAGGTGGATTGTAACACCTTTTTAAATTATTCAAGTTATCATCATCGCCCTTGGCTAACTAATATTCCAAAAGCCAGTTCCTAAGAATTAAAAGGAACTGCTCAAGCAAAAGTGATGACATCACACAAAGCAATGAACTGAAACAGTCCTTTACCGATCAAGGATATCCCCAAGATCTACTAGATAAAGCTCAAGTTCAAACTAGTAATATAAACAGAGTCCCTTTTGATATACTAGACACCTGAGTTGCACCCCCGAAGTGGAACCAGCAAACTGTGATCCAATGTTCATCTCTAAGTATAACAGTGCTTCCTATTTGAGCAGGGAATTGTTAATAAAAAATTCCCCATACTAAAATGGATCACATCCTAGCAGGTTCCCTTGATAAGGAAGTAAAGGTCATCTTTAAGAAGGCCAACAATCTACAAAATCATCTGTCACCTAGTCATTTTGAAGCGTCTAAAGTTTCCTTGAAGCTGAATATGGTCATAAAAACTCCTCCGTCTATATCCGGTGGTCTGAAAAGAGGCTGCTGTAAATGTAAGAAATTAAGAAGTGGGCATATGAAGGAGAGCCTCCAATTTACATCCTCCAGAAGTAAAAAATCATTTGAGATAATAGGGAATATAAATTGCCAAACTACATATGTAATCTACCTAATCACATGTAGGTGTGGGTCTCAATACGTCAGTAGAACCATTCGCTCATTGAACATAAGGTTCTTAGAACACAGAAGACTCGTTCTAAAGAAATCTGCCAATCACAGTGTCCCAAGACATGTAAATGCAATACATGGAGGGGATTGTGGGGTTTTCTCCATTCAGGTAATCGAACATATAAAGGAAACTTCTAGAGGTGGTGATAGGTACAACTTCTTATGTAAAAGAGAAGCGTACTGGATTTGTAATCTAGATACCCCATTCCCTTTGGGTCTAAATGAAAATATAGAGCTCAACAATATCTGAAATAGTTATTATTTTTTCATTAGACCTAAACCTGACTCCGTCTCTATACTTTCATGAGAAATACTTACCTATGAAATCATAGGCCTCTGTAGATCGGTTGTTCCTCTTGAAAATAACAAAATTGGAGGTTTATACTTTAATgaattgaatgtatgtatctgtttaTGTCCTGAATGAAGTATAAATATTCAGTGAAGCATCCAGTCTGAAGATTCCTTTTCCCAACACTATTAGACACATCTATAGTTTATAGATGTGCACACCCCTGTATATTAGGTTCCAGGGTTTCTTGTACTATATTTACCTTCCTCTGTAGAAAAATAGTTTATGTATATCCTGATATATATTGGCACGTGGCCatactaaaactatctcccttattTATTGCTTTTTTCTTATGACAATTTGTTAGAATTAGTTGCTAACGTCAAAACCTGATGGTTTCTATGTATAGTTCTAAATATTGGGGTCTCTGTGTATGTATAAAAGTTTTTCTCTCGGTCTGTTAGGACTCTGTCACTCTGAGAAAACAGTTGTATATTTATATGCGCATGTTCTCCTTCAACACAGTCATCATCTAAATATCATACATTTAACACACTAACAATAAAAACGCTGTAATCGGATCTAATTAGAATACTGAAATATATTTAAATCCAAATGCGGTTTCTGACTAGAgaattaaatcaaaataaatcagaattttatatatatacactactACTATATTTTGGTTATCTAAAAAGAAATGTTATGATACTAAATATTAAACATTTATCAATTAAGGCTTTGAAGGTTGGAGTGACTAATGAGTTCATGAGAGGCTAGAACCTGTGTTATGGTTGCTTACTAGTTGAGCCACAGAGGCTCACTAGCAAACTAAGGGGTTATGAAAATGCTAATGACAATTAATGTGAGCAATCTTGAATCTCCTCTGGTCTTGCCACCTAACTATACGTTAACTTACAATTAAAATTTAGTTGAAAACCCTCTATAATTTAATATAATATTAACTGATATTACTATTCTAAGGAAATGGAGGATAAATACCAAGATGGGTTTATCAATTTTAGAAGTGCCGCTAGATTTATATATGTTTTTGATGCACTACATATGAATGAATAGAACCAATTTAAATATATCTAAATACCTCTATGCACACAAATTTTAGGAAAATCTATTGATACTGTATATACTAAAAGCACCTTTCTCTCTATATATTTtatattctttcttttttttaaaacaaacaaatGTACTCATTGTCTTTTAAGATCTCTATATTTATGCAGTGAATCAGGGTAATTATAACATACAGGTGTGTAAAACTGAAAGCCTAAGCTGATTGGCCACAGTGAATTTAAATACACTTCCACCTGTTCTGTGCTAACATACTCCTCCTGAAGAAACCGCCGACAGAAGTAGCAGAGAAATGCGTTGAGGACTTGATTGCTGCGAGTCCGGTGCTGGACACAAACTGTGTTATCACCAAGCTGGTGTATGTCCTCCCCCTGTCCTTCATCACATCGATATTGAACTGCTACCTATCGTCGCTGTGCTACAAAAGCCCCATCAGCAGACGCGCTGTTACGGACTCGTTGACTTCCCCTCCGGTCCATCTAAAGAAGGGAAATACATACAGCTGGTTGGAGATTTCTTTTCTGCACCTGCTATTGACAGGAATCAGCGCACTTACCAGCAATAAGTGAATAATATCTCCACCAACAGGGGTGAGCATAACGTACCCATTGCTTCCAATTTCTTCCAATTTGGACTTGCTATGCATAGCACATCAGTCTAATAAACCTGGGACAATATCAGCACATAATACAAATGGACTGCAGCATTGGTTTATTATAACCCAGATACTCAGATGAGTATATTATAATACTGCACTTATTCACTGCTATTTTTAATTTGTAGTAATTTTTATATGTGATTTTATTTGtggtaaatacatttaaaacattttctACAATCGATCCTTTAATTGTTCAGTTATCGAAACATATGCTTTAAAATCACagttttaaccaatttgtatgaacaacagtttttgtccattttccaatgTTTGGGAGCAGATGGTcacttgtcatttgctctcatccattactagatTTTAATTCCAACTAACCAGATCTGGCATatcatctgccagataattgtatagtgtatgccctccATTATACAATAGGGTTAATTTGTCTTtggcaggagccaattaacctacctctcaaattttggattgtgggaggaaaccagactaCTTAGAGCAAACCGATGCATgcacagggaaaatatacaaactttaCACAGTTAAGGCCCTTGAactcatgatctcagtgctgtgaggcagtaatggtaataatgacaccatccgtactgcccgagtACTGTATTTTACTCCTCTCAGAGTGTCTCAGTCACGCCAGTCATCTCATACCATATGGTTTATGAATGCTAGGTGTATTAGGACACATTAAAATAGAATAAGCATTTCCAAACAATCCTGTAAACATAAAATACACTAAAATAATGCATTCATTTTTTTTCTAAGTATTTCTCTTATTTCTCGATTCCGTAGGCTGTAAATAATTGGATTACACATTGGTGTTAGGACAGAGTAAATTACAGCCATCATACGATCATAGTTGATGGAGCTCTGTTTGGTCAGTCTAACGTACATAAAACTCACACTGACAAAAAAAAGGAAGACCACAGTCAGATGAGCTACACAAGTGGAAAAAGCTTTTTTCCTGCCCTCTGTTGTCTTTATTTTTAACACTGCAGAAATAATTTTGATGTAGGACAGGATAATGCAGGTGAAGGCAAGGAACAGAAGGAATGAGTTAATAGTAAAATTGACTGTGACATTGAGTGAACTGTCAGAACATGCCAATTTCATCAGTGGAATGAAGTCACAGAATATATGTTCAACTTTATTTGGCCCGCAGAAGGAAAGACGAGACAGCAAAATGATTTGGGTTAAAGGTCCAAAGAATCCTATGACCCAGCAACAAGCTGCCATCTGAAAACAACATGGAATAGTCATTATGGATGGGTACCTTAGTGGATTGCATATGGCCATGTAGCGGTCAAAGGCCATTGCTGTTAGAAGAAAGGTTTCTGCAGCACCTAAACAATGAAAAAAATAGATTTGCAGCATACAGCCAATATATGAGATTAACTTCTCattcagcaaatttgtcagcatttTGGGAATAGTAACGGCTGTGTACCATATCTCCAGGAAGGAAAGTATAGCTACAAAAAGGTAGAGGGGAACATGGAGTTGATGATGAGTGCATATCAGAGTGATTATTGTAACATTACCACTAAGTGTGAAGATGTAGATGATACTGAGAAGGCCAAACAATATGCCTTGAGCACCATAGAAATCAGGAAATCCTATGATGATGAATTGATTAACAAGAGAGTGGTTTGAAATAGTCACCATTTCACTGTTTTACTATTTTAATTTATTTGAGGTCCAGTAAGTTCAAAGGTTCTCTCTGAAAATAGATAAAGCAATGAAATGAAAATCATaataaaaaacacaccaaaaaaaaaacaaaatttttgTAAAATGAATTTGGCACAGTATATTTTAACTAAGGAGCACTCACTACTCAATTTGCAGTGGCTACTGAGTTTGAAATAAAGTTTGCATCGATGATATGGTTTTGACAATGGACCTAATACAGAAGTTAAAGAGAAACTTAACATACAGTAGATTAAATTTGTATTTATGTTTGAAATATAATTTTAAAGTTGGAA encodes the following:
- the LOC134980527 gene encoding olfactory receptor 6N2-like, with amino-acid sequence MVTISNHSLVNQFIIIGFPDFYGAQGILFGLLSIIYIFTLSGNVTIITLICTHHQLHVPLYLFVAILSFLEIWYTAVTIPKMLTNLLNEKLISYIGCMLQIYFFHCLGAAETFLLTAMAFDRYMAICNPLRYPSIMTIPCCFQMAACCWVIGFFGPLTQIILLSRLSFCGPNKVEHIFCDFIPLMKLACSDSSLNVTVNFTINSFLLFLAFTCIILSYIKIISAVLKIKTTEGRKKAFSTCVAHLTVVFLFFVSVSFMYVRLTKQSSINYDRMMAVIYSVLTPMCNPIIYSLRNREIREILRKKMNALF